Proteins from one Flavobacterium branchiarum genomic window:
- a CDS encoding alpha-ketoacid dehydrogenase subunit alpha/beta: MIKEKNNTTLTFEDFKTEVLNDYRIAIISRECSLLGRKEVLTGKAKFGIFGDGKEVPQLAMAKAFKNGDFRSGYYRDQTFMMAIGQLTPKQFFAGLYGHTDIDFDPMSAGRQMGGHFVTHSLNEDGSWKNLTKQKNSSADISPTAGQMPRLLGLAQASKIYRNVDGIKIKDNFSVNGNEIAWGTIGNASTSEGLFFETINAAGVLQVPMVMSVWDDEYGISVHARHQTTKENISEILKGYQRDENANGYEIFRVKGWDYAELIATYEEAAAIAREKHIPVLIHVNELTQPQGHSTSGSHERYKNAARLAWEKDFDCIRQMKLWMIAINIASPEELAEMELELKKEVFDAKKEAWNSFIDPIIHDQKELLSLLENIASKSAKKDEIAKLTTDLSTIKSPLKKEMLAVARKVLRLIINEDSKTELANWITSYIATTQEKFSSNLFSDSDLNVFSVEKVLPKYEDNTLDVDGRMIVRDNFDAIFTKYPETLIFGEDVGNIGDVNQGLEGMQEKYGELRVADVGIREATIIGQGIGMALRGLRPIAEIQYLDYLLYAIQIMSDDLATLQYRTVGKQKAPLIIRTRGHRLEGIWHSGSPMGMIINAIRGIHVLVPRNMTQAAGFYNTLLECDEPALVIECLNGYRLKEKAPSNYGEFKTPIGVIETLKEGKDITLVSYGSTLRLVEQAATELLQAGIDCEIIDLQSLLPFDVNQDIVKSIAKTNRLLVIDEDLPGGASAFILQQIVEQQDAYLHLDSKPQTLTAKAHRPAYGTDGDYFSKPSTEDIYEKVYSMMNEVNPSKYPNLY; this comes from the coding sequence ATGATAAAAGAAAAAAACAATACTACACTTACTTTCGAAGATTTCAAAACTGAAGTTTTGAACGACTACAGAATCGCTATAATTAGCAGGGAATGTAGCTTATTAGGTCGTAAGGAAGTGTTGACAGGAAAAGCTAAATTTGGAATTTTTGGTGACGGAAAAGAAGTTCCTCAATTGGCGATGGCTAAAGCTTTCAAAAATGGTGACTTCCGTTCGGGATACTACCGCGATCAGACTTTCATGATGGCAATTGGACAATTAACTCCAAAACAGTTTTTTGCTGGTTTGTACGGACATACTGATATAGATTTTGATCCGATGTCTGCAGGTAGACAAATGGGTGGACATTTTGTTACTCATAGTTTAAATGAAGATGGTTCTTGGAAAAATCTAACTAAACAAAAAAACTCTAGTGCTGATATCTCTCCTACTGCTGGGCAAATGCCAAGATTATTAGGACTTGCTCAAGCATCTAAAATATATCGAAATGTTGATGGTATAAAAATCAAAGATAATTTCTCTGTTAATGGTAACGAGATTGCTTGGGGAACTATTGGAAACGCTAGTACTTCTGAAGGTTTATTTTTTGAAACTATTAATGCTGCTGGTGTATTACAAGTACCAATGGTAATGAGTGTTTGGGATGATGAATACGGAATTTCTGTTCACGCAAGACATCAAACCACTAAAGAAAATATCTCTGAAATATTAAAAGGATACCAACGCGACGAAAACGCTAACGGATATGAAATCTTTAGAGTAAAAGGTTGGGATTACGCTGAATTAATTGCTACTTATGAAGAAGCAGCTGCTATTGCACGCGAAAAACATATTCCTGTGTTAATTCACGTAAACGAATTAACACAGCCACAAGGACATTCTACTTCTGGTTCTCACGAACGTTATAAGAATGCTGCTCGTTTAGCTTGGGAAAAAGATTTTGACTGTATTCGTCAGATGAAATTATGGATGATTGCAATTAATATTGCTTCTCCTGAAGAATTGGCTGAAATGGAACTTGAGCTGAAAAAAGAAGTTTTTGATGCTAAAAAAGAAGCATGGAATTCTTTTATAGATCCAATTATACACGATCAAAAGGAATTACTTTCTTTACTAGAAAACATTGCTTCAAAAAGCGCTAAAAAAGACGAAATAGCAAAACTAACTACTGATTTAAGCACTATTAAATCGCCTTTAAAGAAAGAAATGCTTGCTGTTGCTCGTAAAGTATTACGTCTAATTATTAATGAAGATAGTAAAACTGAATTAGCAAACTGGATTACATCTTATATTGCTACAACACAAGAAAAATTCAGTAGTAATTTATTTTCTGACTCTGATCTAAATGTTTTCTCTGTAGAAAAAGTTTTACCAAAATATGAGGACAATACCTTAGATGTTGATGGAAGAATGATTGTTAGAGATAATTTTGATGCAATATTCACTAAATATCCAGAAACATTAATCTTTGGAGAAGATGTTGGTAACATTGGTGATGTTAACCAAGGATTAGAAGGCATGCAAGAAAAATATGGAGAACTTCGTGTTGCCGATGTTGGTATTCGTGAAGCAACCATAATTGGTCAAGGAATTGGAATGGCTTTAAGAGGTTTACGTCCTATTGCTGAAATTCAATATTTAGATTATCTGCTATATGCAATCCAAATTATGAGTGATGATTTGGCTACTTTACAATATAGAACTGTAGGTAAACAAAAAGCACCATTAATCATTAGAACACGTGGTCACCGCTTAGAAGGAATCTGGCATTCGGGTTCACCAATGGGGATGATTATAAATGCTATACGTGGAATTCATGTGTTAGTACCAAGAAACATGACTCAAGCTGCTGGTTTCTATAATACATTATTAGAATGTGATGAGCCTGCTCTTGTAATCGAGTGCTTAAATGGATACAGGTTGAAAGAAAAAGCACCAAGCAATTACGGAGAATTCAAAACCCCAATTGGAGTTATTGAGACTCTAAAAGAAGGTAAAGATATTACGCTAGTTTCATACGGTTCAACTTTAAGATTAGTAGAACAAGCGGCTACTGAATTACTTCAAGCTGGTATCGATTGTGAAATTATTGATTTACAATCTCTACTTCCGTTTGATGTTAATCAAGATATTGTAAAGAGTATCGCAAAAACTAATCGCCTATTGGTTATCGATGAAGATTTACCTGGTGGAGCTTCTGCTTTTATCTTGCAACAAATTGTTGAACAACAAGACGCTTATTTACATTTAGATAGCAAACCACAAACATTAACTGCTAAAGCACACAGACCTGCTTACGGTACTGATGGAGATTACTTTTCTAAACCTTCTACTGAAGACATTTATGAAAAAGTATATAGCATGATGAATGAGGTAAACCCATCTAAATATCCAAATTTATACTAA
- a CDS encoding aminopeptidase, with translation MMVAVNLELKTLNIRQEITFNNVSNDTLISVVLNDWNNSFSDKNTPLAKRFSDEFYRGFHLAKPEERGNTTIISLADTQDGALAWERSVKNPDFIVVKLNQKLAPNETIVLHLTYIVKIPSDKFTKYGFSQNGSLNLKNWFLTPARFENHRFIKYNNYNLDDIANATTNYDVEIKIPTNYTITTDLDKVSQEQFETYSNTNYSGNKRTDFSMFIEPKNSFKNYKIGSLEVATNLKNNNLDEIQKALAISKIVEYTNAYIGTYPHDKITVSQIDYEKNPFYGLNQLPSFINPFPDAFMFEIKFLKTYLSTYLKNSLRLDPRKDNWIYDGIQIYVMMKYIEENYPDQKMMGSLSKMKILKSYKLTNLSFNEQYSYFYMLMARKNLDQPLGDPKNTLIKFNEQIASKYRAGLSLSYLDDYLGNNSVQTSIQDFYELNKIEQVSRTNFESLMSYNAKKDINWFFDIIINSRKIIDYKFHNVSKTKDSITFSIRNKTDNYLPIPIYGVKKKEVMFKQWMDTKSTDTTFTVERKNADKIVLNYHNEAPEYNLRNNWKSLKGFSPTNRPIKFNFAKDLEDPYYNQIIYIPTLNYNYYDGITPGIRFHNKTILDKPFLFDVNPAYSIKAKTISGSSIFSFVQNYRNSTLYNVKYSFSEAYFHYAPDATYLKLNPMVQLRIREENFRDNRKQLITIRQVIVNREKSDYITDNSSPNYSVFNARYYNTKTEITNHFNFMSEVQFASQFGKLASEIEFRKLFENNRQINLRMYAGAFLYNTTNSDYFSFGIDRPTDYLFDYNYYGRSENTGVFSQQFIMAEGGFKSKLTPQFANQWIGTLNASYSLWNWIEIYGDVGFIKSKALSEKFIYDSGIRLNFVPDYFELYFPVYSNNGWEISQDNYGEKIRFVVTLSPKTLTNLFTRKWF, from the coding sequence ATGATGGTTGCAGTAAATCTCGAGCTAAAAACATTAAATATCAGACAGGAGATTACTTTCAATAATGTATCAAATGACACTTTAATTTCTGTTGTTCTTAATGATTGGAACAATTCCTTTTCGGATAAAAATACTCCACTCGCCAAACGTTTTTCGGATGAATTTTACAGAGGATTCCATCTTGCTAAACCCGAAGAACGAGGAAACACAACAATTATTAGCTTAGCCGATACTCAAGACGGAGCACTTGCTTGGGAAAGGTCTGTTAAAAACCCCGATTTTATTGTAGTGAAGCTAAACCAAAAACTTGCTCCTAATGAAACTATTGTTTTGCACCTTACTTATATTGTAAAAATTCCTAGTGATAAATTCACGAAATATGGATTTTCTCAAAACGGAAGTTTAAACCTAAAAAACTGGTTCCTGACCCCTGCTCGATTTGAGAATCATCGTTTTATAAAATACAACAATTACAATCTAGATGATATTGCAAATGCTACCACTAATTATGATGTTGAAATTAAAATTCCAACTAATTATACTATAACGACCGACTTAGATAAGGTTTCGCAAGAACAATTTGAAACTTATAGCAATACTAACTATTCTGGCAATAAGAGAACTGATTTCAGTATGTTTATTGAACCTAAAAATAGTTTTAAGAATTATAAAATTGGTTCTCTAGAAGTTGCAACGAATTTAAAGAATAATAATTTAGATGAGATTCAGAAAGCGCTTGCGATAAGTAAAATCGTAGAATACACAAATGCTTACATTGGCACGTATCCACATGATAAAATTACTGTTTCGCAAATAGATTACGAAAAAAATCCGTTTTATGGTTTAAATCAATTGCCTTCATTTATAAATCCATTTCCAGATGCATTTATGTTTGAAATTAAGTTTTTAAAGACTTATTTAAGTACTTATTTAAAAAACAGCTTACGTTTAGATCCTAGAAAAGACAACTGGATCTATGATGGTATACAGATTTATGTCATGATGAAATACATTGAAGAAAACTACCCAGACCAAAAAATGATGGGGAGTCTATCTAAAATGAAAATCTTAAAAAGCTACAAACTAACTAATTTAAGTTTTAACGAACAGTACAGCTATTTTTATATGCTAATGGCCCGTAAAAACCTTGATCAACCCTTGGGAGACCCTAAGAATACCCTAATAAAGTTTAACGAACAAATTGCTAGTAAATACCGAGCTGGTCTAAGTCTTAGCTATCTAGACGATTATTTGGGCAACAATAGTGTACAAACAAGTATTCAGGATTTTTACGAACTTAATAAAATTGAGCAAGTAAGTCGTACAAACTTTGAAAGCTTAATGAGTTACAATGCTAAAAAAGACATCAATTGGTTCTTTGATATTATAATTAACTCCAGAAAAATAATTGATTACAAATTCCATAATGTTTCTAAAACTAAAGATAGCATTACGTTTTCTATAAGAAACAAAACAGACAATTATCTTCCGATTCCTATTTATGGAGTGAAGAAAAAAGAAGTCATGTTTAAACAATGGATGGACACTAAAAGTACCGATACTACATTTACTGTGGAAAGAAAAAATGCAGATAAAATTGTTCTTAATTACCATAATGAAGCTCCTGAATACAATTTGAGAAACAACTGGAAATCTTTAAAAGGTTTTTCACCTACTAATCGTCCTATAAAGTTTAATTTTGCCAAAGACTTAGAAGATCCTTATTACAATCAGATCATCTATATTCCAACTCTAAATTATAATTATTATGACGGAATTACTCCTGGAATACGTTTTCATAATAAAACTATACTAGACAAACCTTTCCTGTTTGATGTTAACCCAGCCTATTCTATAAAAGCAAAGACTATATCAGGTTCGTCAATATTTTCATTTGTTCAAAATTATAGAAATAGTACTTTATACAATGTTAAATATTCTTTTTCTGAGGCCTATTTTCATTATGCTCCTGACGCAACGTACTTAAAATTGAATCCGATGGTGCAGTTACGAATTAGAGAAGAAAATTTTCGTGATAACAGAAAGCAACTTATCACGATTCGTCAGGTTATTGTGAATAGAGAAAAAAGTGATTATATAACCGATAATTCTAGTCCAAATTACTCTGTATTTAATGCTCGATATTACAATACAAAAACGGAGATTACGAATCATTTTAATTTTATGTCGGAAGTACAATTTGCAAGTCAATTTGGAAAACTTGCCAGCGAAATAGAATTCAGAAAACTTTTTGAAAACAATCGTCAAATTAATCTAAGAATGTACGCCGGAGCTTTTTTATACAACACCACTAATTCTGATTATTTCAGTTTCGGTATTGATCGCCCTACTGATTATTTATTTGACTATAATTATTATGGTAGATCTGAAAATACTGGTGTTTTTAGTCAGCAATTTATAATGGCCGAAGGTGGTTTTAAATCAAAATTAACTCCTCAGTTTGCCAATCAATGGATAGGAACTTTAAATGCGAGTTATTCCCTTTGGAACTGGATAGAGATCTATGGAGACGTTGGCTTTATTAAGAGCAAAGCCCTTTCTGAGAAATTTATATACGATAGTGGTATACGCTTAAACTTTGTTCCTGATTACTTTGAATTGTATTTCCCTGTGTATTCTAACAACGGATGGGAAATTTCTCAAGATAATTATGGTGAAAAAATACGATTTGTAGTCACTTTATCACCTAAAACATTAACCAATCTTTTTACAAGAAAGTGGTTTTAA
- a CDS encoding TIGR00730 family Rossman fold protein, which yields MRLEDFDNDEDKVIQDKLKQKTWNEIRTNDSWAIFKIMAEFVNGYENMGRIGPCVSIFGSARTKPDDKYYLLAEKIAYKISKAGYGVITGGGPGIMEAGNKGAHLGGGTSVGLNIELPFEQHFNPYIDHDKNLNFDYFFVRKVMFVKYSQGFVVMPGGFGTLDEMFEAITLIQTKKIGRFPIILVGSEFWSGLIDWIKTTLVEKEHTVSPDDLDLFKIVDSEDEVVEALDKFYKKYDLSPNF from the coding sequence ATGAGATTAGAAGATTTTGACAATGACGAGGATAAAGTAATCCAAGATAAATTAAAACAAAAAACATGGAACGAAATCAGAACCAATGACAGTTGGGCGATTTTTAAAATCATGGCTGAATTTGTGAATGGATATGAGAACATGGGACGCATTGGTCCGTGTGTGTCTATTTTTGGATCAGCGAGAACAAAACCAGATGATAAATATTATTTATTGGCTGAAAAAATTGCTTACAAAATCAGTAAAGCTGGTTACGGTGTAATTACTGGTGGTGGCCCTGGAATCATGGAAGCTGGTAATAAAGGTGCTCACTTAGGCGGAGGAACTTCGGTAGGTTTGAACATTGAATTGCCTTTTGAACAACATTTCAACCCATATATTGACCATGATAAAAACTTAAACTTTGACTACTTTTTTGTACGCAAAGTAATGTTTGTAAAGTATTCTCAAGGTTTTGTAGTTATGCCAGGTGGTTTTGGAACTCTTGATGAAATGTTTGAAGCAATCACATTGATTCAGACAAAAAAAATTGGAAGATTCCCTATCATTTTAGTCGGATCGGAATTCTGGTCTGGATTAATTGATTGGATAAAAACAACTTTGGTAGAAAAGGAACATACCGTAAGTCCTGATGATTTAGACTTATTCAAAATCGTTGATTCTGAGGATGAAGTAGTTGAAGCTCTGGATAAATTCTATAAGAAATATGATTTAAGTCCAAATTTCTAA
- the uvrA gene encoding excinuclease ABC subunit UvrA: MSDTNNTIEVLGARVHNLKNIDISIPREQLVVITGLSGSGKSSLAFDTIYAEGQRRYVETFSAYARQFLGGLERPDVDKIDGLSPVIAIEQKTTSKSPRSTVGTITEIYDFLRLLYARGADAYSYNTGEKMVSYSDEQIKDLIIHDFNGKRINILAPVIRARKGHYAELFQQITKQGFIKVRVNGEVQDLVTGMKLDRYKTHDIEIVVDRMVIEDTPDNQKRLSESINTAMNHGENVLMILDQDTNEVRYFSRNLMCPSTGISYQNPEPNLFSFNSPKGACSHCNGLGTVNEINIKKIIPNPKLSIKAGGFAPLGEYKSSWIFKQLEVIGEKFGFKITDPIETISEEAMNMILHGGKDKFTVNSKDLGVARDYKIDFEGISNFIKNQHNESASTSIKRWAKDFMDEIKCPECHGSRLKKEALFFKINEKNITELCDMDISDLTTWFMDLQSHLSDKQLLIASEVVKEIKDRLNFLMNVGLNYLALSRSSKSLSGGEAQRIRLATQIGSQLVGVLYILDEPSIGLHQRDNEKLIHSLEQLRDIGNSVIVVEHDKDMIERADYVIDIGPKAGKFGGEIISKGTPKEILEQHTTTAMYLNGEMKIEIPAKRREGNGKFLKLTGATGNNLKNVSIEIPLGKMICVTGVSGSGKSTLINETLYPILNAYYFNGVKKPQPYKKIEGLEHIDKVIDIDQSPIGRTPRSNPATYTEVFTEIRNLFTMTSESMIRGYKAGRFSFNVKGGRCETCEGSGVRTIEMNFLPDVYVECETCQGKRFNRETLEIRYKGKSISDVLNMTVDEAVPFFENIPKIYRKVKTIQDVGLGYITLGQQSTTLSGGEAQRIKLAGELSKKDTGNTFYILDEPTTGLHFEDIRVLMDVINKLVDKGNTILIIEHNMDVIKLADYIIDIGPEGGKGGGQLVAKGTPEEIIKNKKSYTAQFLKKELS; encoded by the coding sequence ATGTCGGATACAAACAATACTATTGAAGTTCTTGGTGCAAGAGTTCACAATCTAAAAAATATCGATATTTCTATTCCACGTGAGCAACTGGTAGTAATTACTGGCTTATCTGGTTCGGGAAAATCTTCTTTGGCATTTGATACCATCTATGCTGAAGGACAACGTCGTTATGTAGAAACTTTTTCGGCTTATGCCAGACAGTTTTTAGGTGGTTTGGAACGTCCTGATGTTGACAAAATCGACGGACTTTCACCAGTAATTGCTATTGAACAAAAAACAACTAGTAAAAGTCCACGTTCTACCGTAGGAACTATTACTGAAATATACGATTTCCTTCGTTTGTTATATGCTAGAGGTGCTGATGCCTATAGTTACAATACGGGCGAAAAAATGGTTAGTTATAGCGACGAACAAATTAAAGATTTAATCATTCATGACTTTAATGGCAAGCGCATTAATATTCTTGCTCCAGTAATTAGAGCACGTAAAGGTCATTATGCTGAACTTTTTCAACAAATAACAAAGCAAGGTTTTATCAAAGTTCGCGTTAACGGCGAAGTACAAGATTTAGTTACAGGAATGAAGCTAGATCGTTATAAAACACATGATATCGAAATTGTTGTAGACCGAATGGTTATTGAAGATACTCCTGACAATCAAAAGCGATTATCAGAAAGTATTAATACTGCAATGAATCATGGCGAAAATGTATTAATGATCCTTGATCAAGACACTAACGAAGTACGTTATTTTAGTCGTAATTTAATGTGTCCATCTACTGGTATATCGTATCAAAATCCTGAACCAAACTTATTTTCGTTCAACTCCCCAAAAGGAGCTTGTTCTCATTGTAACGGATTAGGAACTGTAAACGAAATCAATATTAAAAAAATAATACCTAATCCTAAATTATCTATTAAAGCTGGTGGATTTGCTCCGCTTGGTGAATATAAGTCTTCTTGGATTTTTAAGCAATTAGAAGTTATTGGAGAGAAGTTTGGTTTTAAAATCACTGATCCTATCGAGACAATTTCTGAAGAAGCCATGAACATGATTTTACATGGTGGAAAAGATAAATTCACAGTAAACTCAAAAGATTTAGGTGTTGCTAGAGATTATAAGATAGATTTTGAAGGAATATCAAATTTTATCAAAAATCAACATAACGAAAGTGCTTCGACCTCAATAAAACGTTGGGCAAAAGATTTTATGGACGAAATTAAATGTCCAGAATGTCATGGTTCGAGATTAAAGAAAGAAGCTTTATTTTTTAAAATAAACGAAAAAAATATCACCGAATTATGTGATATGGATATATCGGATTTGACAACGTGGTTTATGGATCTACAAAGTCATTTATCCGACAAACAACTTTTGATTGCTTCTGAGGTTGTCAAAGAAATAAAAGATCGTCTGAACTTCTTGATGAATGTAGGTTTGAATTATTTGGCTTTAAGCCGAAGTTCAAAATCACTATCTGGAGGTGAAGCACAACGTATTCGATTGGCGACTCAAATTGGTTCGCAATTAGTAGGTGTATTGTATATTCTGGATGAGCCAAGCATTGGTTTACACCAAAGAGATAATGAAAAACTAATTCATTCTTTGGAACAATTACGTGATATCGGAAACTCTGTTATTGTGGTTGAACACGATAAAGATATGATTGAACGTGCCGATTATGTGATTGATATTGGTCCAAAAGCAGGAAAGTTTGGTGGAGAAATTATCAGTAAAGGAACTCCTAAAGAAATTTTAGAACAACACACCACAACAGCAATGTACCTAAATGGTGAAATGAAAATTGAGATCCCTGCTAAACGTCGTGAAGGAAATGGAAAATTTTTAAAACTTACCGGCGCTACTGGAAATAATCTAAAAAATGTTTCGATAGAAATACCATTAGGTAAAATGATATGCGTTACTGGTGTATCTGGAAGTGGAAAATCGACATTGATTAACGAAACACTCTATCCTATTCTAAACGCTTATTATTTTAATGGCGTTAAGAAACCGCAACCGTACAAGAAAATTGAAGGCTTGGAACATATTGATAAAGTTATTGATATTGACCAAAGTCCGATTGGGCGAACTCCTCGCTCTAATCCTGCAACATATACCGAGGTTTTTACTGAAATAAGAAATCTGTTTACGATGACTTCCGAAAGTATGATTCGTGGTTATAAAGCGGGTCGTTTTAGCTTTAATGTAAAAGGTGGTCGTTGTGAAACTTGCGAAGGATCAGGTGTAAGAACTATCGAAATGAACTTCTTACCTGATGTTTATGTTGAATGCGAAACTTGCCAAGGAAAACGCTTTAACCGCGAAACTCTTGAAATACGTTACAAAGGAAAATCAATCTCGGATGTTTTAAATATGACAGTAGATGAAGCTGTTCCGTTTTTTGAAAATATTCCTAAGATTTACCGAAAAGTAAAAACAATTCAAGATGTTGGTTTAGGATATATTACTCTTGGACAACAAAGCACAACTCTTTCTGGTGGTGAGGCGCAACGTATTAAATTAGCAGGTGAATTATCTAAAAAAGATACTGGTAACACTTTCTACATACTTGATGAACCTACAACTGGATTGCATTTTGAAGACATTCGTGTTCTTATGGATGTAATCAATAAATTAGTCGACAAAGGAAATACTATCTTGATTATCGAACATAATATGGATGTAATAAAATTGGCCGATTATATTATAGATATTGGTCCTGAAGGTGGAAAAGGTGGCGGACAACTAGTTGCTAAAGGTACTCCTGAAGAAATAATTAAAAATAAGAAAAGTTACACGGCTCAGTTTTTGAAAAAGGAATTATCTTAG
- a CDS encoding Fic family protein has protein sequence MWNIDLTYRTEFQATFDRLYQKRQNLQASRPLPNIALHKIRESLSIEWTYNSNSIEGNTMSLRETQMVIQEGITIKGKSLREHFETHNHDKAIDYLYSIVSDDYKLRSIDILSLHGLVLRSIEDDFAGRIRNGGVRISGANFIPPNANKVSDYLDELIDFVNTNPLGLNDIELATIFHHKLVWIHPFFDGNGRTVRLSMNLLLMRCGFPPAIVLKNDRKKYYEALNQANNGNYQKLILLMSQALERTLNIYLNAMPDNETEYKTILDIVSEPSAPYGQEYVSLLARTGKIDAYKEGRNWYTTKEAIDDYIKTRKRKR, from the coding sequence ATGTGGAATATAGACTTAACATATAGAACAGAATTTCAAGCAACATTTGATAGGCTCTACCAAAAAAGACAAAATCTTCAAGCAAGCAGACCATTACCTAACATTGCTTTGCACAAAATCCGCGAAAGCTTATCGATAGAATGGACATACAACTCCAATAGCATCGAAGGAAACACTATGAGCTTAAGAGAAACCCAAATGGTTATTCAGGAAGGAATCACTATAAAAGGAAAATCACTTCGAGAACATTTTGAAACCCATAACCACGATAAAGCTATTGATTATTTATATTCGATTGTAAGTGACGATTACAAACTTCGAAGCATAGACATCCTTTCACTCCATGGTTTGGTTTTACGCTCTATCGAAGATGATTTTGCCGGTCGGATCCGAAATGGGGGTGTACGAATTTCTGGAGCTAATTTTATCCCTCCAAACGCAAATAAAGTTTCTGATTATCTAGATGAATTAATCGATTTTGTAAACACAAATCCATTAGGGTTAAATGATATAGAGCTAGCAACTATTTTTCATCATAAATTAGTTTGGATTCATCCATTCTTTGATGGTAACGGGCGTACTGTTCGCTTGAGTATGAATTTACTATTAATGCGATGTGGTTTTCCTCCTGCTATAGTCTTAAAAAATGATAGGAAAAAATATTACGAAGCACTTAACCAAGCTAATAATGGTAATTATCAAAAACTAATTCTTTTGATGAGCCAAGCACTAGAAAGAACACTCAATATCTATCTAAATGCAATGCCTGATAATGAAACCGAATACAAAACAATATTAGATATCGTAAGTGAACCAAGTGCACCTTACGGTCAAGAATATGTTAGTTTATTGGCACGTACGGGTAAAATAGACGCCTATAAAGAGGGTAGAAATTGGTATACAACCAAAGAAGCTATCGATGACTACATTAAAACTCGCAAAAGAAAACGCTAA